The nucleotide sequence GGCGGGGTCCGCGGGAGGTTCGCCTGGGTGGACTCGTTCTTCGAGTTCCTCTCCGACTCCTTCCGCCCCATCCTCGGCGCTCTGCTCGGCGCCTCACTGTTCATCACGTTCATGTCCCTGATGTCGACGCTCGGGGTGATCGGGAACTGGGCCGACCCGCGCGTGGAGCTGCCCGTGGGCTGGCAGTTCGTCAACCTGCTGTGGCAGTCGGTGTTCATCTTCCTGCCGCTGATGGTCGCCTACAACGCCAGCAAGAAGGTGGGCGCGGACCCATGGGTGGGCTTCGCGGTCATGGCGCTCGTCATGTTGCCGGGATTCTCGGCGCTCGGCACGTCCGATGCCGCGTACACCGCGACGATCGCTGGATCGGACGTGACCCTCGTCGACATCTTCGGGGTCCCGCTGACGATCTTCTCCTACAACTCGCAGGTGTTCCCGCCGCTCCTGATGGCGGGCATCCTCGGTCCGCTGTACAAGCTGCTGAAGAAGATCATCCCCGAGAACCTGCAGCTGATCTTCGTCCCGTTCCTGGCGATGCTGATCATGCTCCCGCTCACCGCCTTCCTCATCGGCCCGATCGGCGTCTTCCTCGGCGCCTGGGTCGCGGGCGGACTCGGCGCGATCAACGCGTTCAGTCCGCTGATCTTCGCCATCATCATCCCGCTCGCCTACCCGTTCATGGTGCCGCTCGGCCTGCACTGGCCGTTGAACGCGGTGATGCTGCTGAACATCCAGCAGCTCGGCTACGACTTCATTCAGGGGCCCATGGGCGTGTGGAACTTCGCCTGCTTCGGTGCGACCGCGGGAGTGCTCTACATCTCGTGGCGTGGCAAGGATGTGCAGATGCGGCAGACCGCCACCGGAGCACTGGCAGCCGGACTCCTCGGCGGCATCTCCGAGCCGTCCCTCTACGGCATCCACCTGCGGTTCAAGCGCATCTATCCGCGCATGCTGATCGGCTGTCTGGTCGGCGGCCTGATCATCGGCATCGGCGGGACCCTGACCTCGCAGGTGACCACCAACGCCTTCGTGTTCACCTCGCTGCTGACCATCCCGGCCTTCTCGAACATCGGGCTCTACGCGATCTCGGTGGTCGCGGCCTTCGTCACATCCATGGTCCTGGTGATCATCTTCGACTACCGCACGCCCGAGCAGAAGGCCGCCGCACAGCGTTCCTCGGCCGACGACGAGGCCGCGACCGCCGAGCCGCGGGTCATCGTCGTCGGAGATGTGGAGTCCAACCAGTCGAAGCAGTGGGTGGCTGCGCTCGGTGGGGAGGCGAACATCGTCGCGCTGGAGCCCGTCGCGGAGACGCGCGTGCGGGTCGAGGTCAACGACTCGAGCGCCGTCGACGTCGAGGCTCTGCGCCGGGCCGGGGTCCAGGGCGTTGTCGAGGCGTCGCCGGGCGTCTGGCACCTCATCGCCGGCCTGGAGGCGGCCCAGTACGCCGAGGGGATGCGGCGCCGGGTCGCCTCCGTCCAACCCGCCTGAGTGCTCAGGACGGCTGGCAGGTGGGGCACCACCAGACGATGCGTTCCTGACCTGCGGCGCTGTCCGCGATGCTCGACCCGCCCCCGAGCGTCGCGGACACGATCGTGGTGCCGCAGCGCAGGCAGGGGCGGTGGTTGCGGCCGAACACGAAGGTTGTGTGGCCGCGCCGGTGGTCGCCGGTGAACGTCCTGACGGGGGACTCGAGGTTGCCGCGCATCAGCTTCGCTGACAGGTCGATCATCGCCTCGGCGGGCGCGTCGCGGACCGGGCGCGCGGGGTGGACCCCGCTCAGGAAGCACACCTCGGCGCGGTACTCGTTGCCGATGCCCGCGAGGTTGCGCTGGTCGAGCAGGGCCTCGCCGATGCTCCGGTCGGGGTCGGCGAGCACGCGGCGGACGGCCTCGTCGCGCCCCGCGGGCCAGTCGTCGGCGAGCAGGTCCGGGCCGAGCCAGCCGAGCCGCCGGTCGAGCTGGGCCGACGGCCACAGTTCGACGATCCCCAGGTCGTGCCCGACCAGCTCCACGTCGCCCGTCACCCGCACGACGACGCGTGCGGTGTGGGCGGGCAGCGACCAGCGCCGGCCGACGGGGTGGATCCGCCAGGTGCCCTCCATCCTCAGGTGCGTGTGCAGCATCAGCCCTGAGCAGTCCCACAGCAGGTGCTTGCCGCGCGGGAAGACCCTGTCGATGGTGCGGCCGGTGAGCGACGAGGTGGCCAGCTGGGGGACGCGGAATTGGCTGTAGGTGATCTCGCGGCCCTCGAGCGGTTGGAGCCGGTGGGCGAGACGCCAGACGGAGTCGCCCTCAGGCACGGTCCGCCTCGATCGCGATGCCCTTCGGCGTGATCCGCGCACCGGCCTCCAGCATCGACTGCTCGAGGCCGCTGGCCCCGATGCGGACGCCGTCGACCTCCTCGATCCGGACCCGGAGCATGCGGCCGGCGCCCACCGCGGAGCGCAGGGCGGCCACGACGAGCCGGGCGTGATCCTCGCGCTCCGGCCCCTGCGCGAAGATCGTCAGGACGCGGCCGCCGCGCGTCAGATGCGCCAGGCAGAGCCCGTCGGCGATGACCACGAGCGCTCCCGCGGCCCGCGCGGGGTGCGCCACGGGATGCTCGGGCCAGTGGAGCACGGAACCGTACGGGTTGGCCGGATCGAGCGCGGCGAGCACCACGGGGACCGGGTGCGTCGCGCCCGACGGCCAGGCATCGACGTCCGGCGCGTCCGTGTGCCGACGGAGCTCCTCGATGATGTCGGGGGTGGAGAACTGCGCGCCCCCGAGGCCCTCGATGAGGTAGCCGCGCAGCACCTTGCCGGCCGCCTCGAGCTGGGCGAGCAGCCGGTAGGCGGCCGCGAAGCCGCCGGGGGTGCCGTCGGCGGTGACGCCTCCGCGGGTGATGACGCCGAAGCGTTCGAGCCAGGAGGAGGCCAGCGCGAGGGCCCGGTCGGCAGCGGACACCTCGGGGTCGGCCACGCGGTGCCAGCGGCCGGTCGCGGCGGGCGGGGTGTCGGCGGTGGGTGCGCCGACGGGTCGCCCGAGCCGCGGGATGCGGGCCCGTCGCCGCGGGGAGGGCCGGGCGGCCTTGTGCGCGCCGCGGGAGGCGCCCCCGACGCGGGCCCGGACGGGGGCCATCGACGACGGCGCGACCGCGCCCTGCTCGGCGGCGCGCCACAGCGCGTCGAGCCGGGCCGCGGAGGCCTCGCCGGGCAGCCCGGCGGCGAAGGCCTGCCACGTCCCCTCGCCGGCGGCGACGGCGGATGCGACGGCGGCGGACTCCTCATCCGCCTCGTCCAGCGGGGGCAGCAGGTCGAGGTCGTCCACGGGGACCAGGGCGATCAGCGGGTCGTTCGGTCCGGCCGAGCCGCGCACGCGGATCGCGACCTCGCCCTCGGCCAGCAGTGCGTCGAGGTGTTCGGGCCGGTAGCCGGCCAGGCGCCCGGGCAGGACGTGCGTCTCCCAGGCGGAGGCTGGCAGGGCGGCACCGGCCAGCCGTTGCAGCGCGAGCAGCACCTCGTCGGGGCCCGACGGCGGCGGGTCCGCCAGCTGGTGCGAGGCCAGCAGGAAACGGGCGTAGCCGGAGCCCGAGACGGGCTGCAGCTCGGCGCGGGCGCGGGCCAACGAGCGGCTGCGGATGCGGCGGAGCACCTCCGGGTCGACGTACTCCGCCTCGGGCGCGCCGGGGGTGAAGCGGCCCGCGACCAGCCGGCGGCCGGCGGCCTCGCGGTCCAGCACCAGCTGCGCGGTGGCCGGTCCCAGCCCGAACTCGGCGGCGACCAGGGCCGCGGTGAACGGCCCGTGCACGCGGGCGAAGCGGGCCACCAGCTGCGTCAGCGGGTCGCGGCCACCGGGATCGGGCTGCGCCGCGAACCCGGCCGGGACGGGGATGCCCAGCGCGTCGCGCAGCAGCCCGAGGTCGGGGGCCGCGACGAGCCGGTCGGCGCCGGCCACGGGCAGGACGGCGACCCGCCTCGCCAGAGATTCGATGGCTGTCGAAATATCCAGGTCACCGGCCACATGGCGGGGCAGGTCCGCGAGGCGGATCGGGCCGAGCAGGCGCGTGAGGTCGGCCAGCTCCTCGGGGTTCCGGGCGAGACGGCCGGGTGCCGTGTGCTGCAGCTCGGCCACCACCTCGGCGACCACATCCGCGTCGAGCACCTCGCGAAGGTCGAGCGTGCCGAGGGCCGCGGCCAGGAGCTGCGGGTCCATCGACAGCAGGGCTGCGCGCTTCTCCGCCAGCGGCACGTCGCCGTCGTAGATGAAGGCGCCGGGGTACCGGAACAGGATGCTGGCGGCGAAGGGGCTGGGCGCCTCGGTGACCACCTCGATCAGCCGGACCGACCCGGCGCGGAGCTGGCGCGCGAGCTCGACCAGCCCCGGCACGTCGTAGACGTCCTGCGTCACCTCGCGGACCGTCTCCAGCACGATCGGGAACCGGGGGTGGTGTCGCGCGACCTCGAGCAGCTGCGCGGCGCGCTGCCGCTGCTGCCACAGCGGCGCCCGCCGGCCGGGGTTGGGCCGCGGCAGCAGGAGGGCGCGGGCCGCGCACTCCCGGAACCGGCCGGCGAACAGCGCGGTGCCGCCGACCTGCTCCGTGACGATGCGCTCGACCTCGGCGGGGTCTGGGACCAGGAGAGAGCCGAGCCGCTCGACGACATCGGAGTCCGGCAGCCTCAGGACGACGCCGTCGTCCGCGGCCAGCGGGGTGACGTCGACGCCGGTCTCGCGGGAGAGCGCATCCGCCATGATCAGCGACCAGGCGCCGAGCAGCCGCCTGCCGAGCGGCGAGTGTACGACGACGCGCCAGTCGCCGAGCTCATCGCGGAACCTCTCGATCACGACCGTGCGGTCGTCGGGGACCGTGCCGGTGGCGTCCCGCTGCTCCGCGAGGTAGGAGGCCAGGTTCGCCGACGTGTTGGCGTCGACGAAGTCGCGGTCCAGCCGGCCGGCATCGCGGGTGGCCTCGCGCTGCAGCTCGCCGATGTGGCGGCCGAGCTCGGCCGGCCTACCGTCGTCCTCGCCCCGCCAGAACGGGAGACGGCCCGTGTTGCCCGGCGCCGGCGTCACCAGCACGCGGTCGCGGGTGATCTCCTCGATCCGCCAGGAGGACGCGCCCAGCGCGAACACGTCGCCCACCCGAGACTCGTGCACCATCTCCTCGTCCAGCTCGCCGACGCGCCGGGGGCCCTGCTCCTCGCCGGCCAGGAAGACGCCGAACAGGCCCCGGTCCGGGATGGTGCCCCCGGAGGTGGCGGCCAGCCGCAGCGCCCCGGGGCGTGGGTACAGGCGGCCGTCCAGCAGGGTCAGCCGGGCCCGCAGGCTCGCGAAGTCGGCCGACGGGTAGGCGCCGGTGAGCAGTTCGACGACCGCGTCGAGCAGCGACGCGTCGAGGGCGGCGTAGGGGAGCGAGCGGCGGACGGAGGCGAGCCACTCGACGACGTCGAGCCCGGCGTCGCCGGCCGCCGCGGCGGCGGCCACGGTCTGCTGGGCCAGCACGTCCAACGGCGCGCGGGGGACCTTCAACTCCTCGATCCGGCCGTCCAGCATGCGCTCGGTCGTGACGACGGCGGCGGCCAGGTCGCCCCGGAACAGCGGGTAGACGTCGCCCACGGACACCGCGCCGACCACGTGCCCGGCGCGGCCGACGCGCTGCAGCGCGCTGGCCACCGACGGCGCGGCCCCGATCTGGATGACGCGGTCCACCGCGCCCATGTCGATGCCCAGCTCCAGCGAGCTGGTCGCCACCACGCAGCGGAGCTCTCCCGACTTGAGCGCCCCCTCGATCTCGGCGCGCTGCTCCTTGCTCACCGACCCGTGGTGCGCCCGCGCGATGACCAGCGGCGCTCCGCGCACGTGGTCGGCCGAGGCCATCACCTGCGCCGGCGGCCGGGCGGGCCAGTCCGGCAGCGTTTCCGGGTCGTGGCGCTCGGCCCAGATCTCGTTGAGCCTGCCCGTCAGCCGCTCGGCGGTCCGCCGGCCGTTGGTGAACACCAGCGTGGAGCGGCCCCGCAGGATCGACTCGTAGACGGCCTCCTCGACGTGCGGCCACACCG is from Tessaracoccus palaemonis and encodes:
- a CDS encoding PTS transporter subunit EIIB, with the protein product MSTAQDILKAVGGPDNIVSLTHCATRLRFQLVDASAINQTEVESIKGVMGAVPQAGERYQIIMGGAVQNAYNDINALPEMQTRREPTDAELKAAARAGGVRGRFAWVDSFFEFLSDSFRPILGALLGASLFITFMSLMSTLGVIGNWADPRVELPVGWQFVNLLWQSVFIFLPLMVAYNASKKVGADPWVGFAVMALVMLPGFSALGTSDAAYTATIAGSDVTLVDIFGVPLTIFSYNSQVFPPLLMAGILGPLYKLLKKIIPENLQLIFVPFLAMLIMLPLTAFLIGPIGVFLGAWVAGGLGAINAFSPLIFAIIIPLAYPFMVPLGLHWPLNAVMLLNIQQLGYDFIQGPMGVWNFACFGATAGVLYISWRGKDVQMRQTATGALAAGLLGGISEPSLYGIHLRFKRIYPRMLIGCLVGGLIIGIGGTLTSQVTTNAFVFTSLLTIPAFSNIGLYAISVVAAFVTSMVLVIIFDYRTPEQKAAAQRSSADDEAATAEPRVIVVGDVESNQSKQWVAALGGEANIVALEPVAETRVRVEVNDSSAVDVEALRRAGVQGVVEASPGVWHLIAGLEAAQYAEGMRRRVASVQPA
- a CDS encoding DNA-formamidopyrimidine glycosylase family protein translates to MPEGDSVWRLAHRLQPLEGREITYSQFRVPQLATSSLTGRTIDRVFPRGKHLLWDCSGLMLHTHLRMEGTWRIHPVGRRWSLPAHTARVVVRVTGDVELVGHDLGIVELWPSAQLDRRLGWLGPDLLADDWPAGRDEAVRRVLADPDRSIGEALLDQRNLAGIGNEYRAEVCFLSGVHPARPVRDAPAEAMIDLSAKLMRGNLESPVRTFTGDHRRGHTTFVFGRNHRPCLRCGTTIVSATLGGGSSIADSAAGQERIVWWCPTCQPS
- a CDS encoding DEAD/DEAH box helicase, whose translation is MTDPLARFTAPTREWFAGVFHGPTAVQVDAWDAISAGRHALVVAPTGSGKTLAAFLWALDRLATGRDDGRRGVRVLYVSPLKALGVDVERNLRAPLTGIRLAAARLGLPEPDITVGVRSGDTTPRERAALSRRPPDVLITTPESLYLMLTSSARETLTDVETVIVDEIHAVAGTKRGTHLALSLERLDALVGRDVQRVALSATVRPIERVAAFLGGDRAVEIVAPATRKLWDVSVRLPVADLANPGPAPGAPTDPLLAGPGTDTVTVGAPAGNSVWPHVEEAVYESILRGRSTLVFTNGRRTAERLTGRLNEIWAERHDPETLPDWPARPPAQVMASADHVRGAPLVIARAHHGSVSKEQRAEIEGALKSGELRCVVATSSLELGIDMGAVDRVIQIGAAPSVASALQRVGRAGHVVGAVSVGDVYPLFRGDLAAAVVTTERMLDGRIEELKVPRAPLDVLAQQTVAAAAAAGDAGLDVVEWLASVRRSLPYAALDASLLDAVVELLTGAYPSADFASLRARLTLLDGRLYPRPGALRLAATSGGTIPDRGLFGVFLAGEEQGPRRVGELDEEMVHESRVGDVFALGASSWRIEEITRDRVLVTPAPGNTGRLPFWRGEDDGRPAELGRHIGELQREATRDAGRLDRDFVDANTSANLASYLAEQRDATGTVPDDRTVVIERFRDELGDWRVVVHSPLGRRLLGAWSLIMADALSRETGVDVTPLAADDGVVLRLPDSDVVERLGSLLVPDPAEVERIVTEQVGGTALFAGRFRECAARALLLPRPNPGRRAPLWQQRQRAAQLLEVARHHPRFPIVLETVREVTQDVYDVPGLVELARQLRAGSVRLIEVVTEAPSPFAASILFRYPGAFIYDGDVPLAEKRAALLSMDPQLLAAALGTLDLREVLDADVVAEVVAELQHTAPGRLARNPEELADLTRLLGPIRLADLPRHVAGDLDISTAIESLARRVAVLPVAGADRLVAAPDLGLLRDALGIPVPAGFAAQPDPGGRDPLTQLVARFARVHGPFTAALVAAEFGLGPATAQLVLDREAAGRRLVAGRFTPGAPEAEYVDPEVLRRIRSRSLARARAELQPVSGSGYARFLLASHQLADPPPSGPDEVLLALQRLAGAALPASAWETHVLPGRLAGYRPEHLDALLAEGEVAIRVRGSAGPNDPLIALVPVDDLDLLPPLDEADEESAAVASAVAAGEGTWQAFAAGLPGEASAARLDALWRAAEQGAVAPSSMAPVRARVGGASRGAHKAARPSPRRRARIPRLGRPVGAPTADTPPAATGRWHRVADPEVSAADRALALASSWLERFGVITRGGVTADGTPGGFAAAYRLLAQLEAAGKVLRGYLIEGLGGAQFSTPDIIEELRRHTDAPDVDAWPSGATHPVPVVLAALDPANPYGSVLHWPEHPVAHPARAAGALVVIADGLCLAHLTRGGRVLTIFAQGPEREDHARLVVAALRSAVGAGRMLRVRIEEVDGVRIGASGLEQSMLEAGARITPKGIAIEADRA